DNA sequence from the Pseudochaenichthys georgianus chromosome 8, fPseGeo1.2, whole genome shotgun sequence genome:
cacacacacacacacacacacacacacacacacacacacacacacacacacacacacacacacacacacacacacacacacacacacacacacacacacacacacacacacacacacacacacacacacacacacacacacacacacacacacacacacacacacacacacacacacacacacacacacacacacacacacacataccatgtatacatcacttcaggggacattacattgacttgcatgcatttcctggagacttatcctaaccttaaccataaccaacacatgcctaacccttaaccttaccctaatcctaaacctaaccaagtcttcaccctaaaattaatgatcccccttatggggacctccaatttgtccccataagggaagccagtccccacgcGTGACTatataaacagatttaggtccccacaagtatagtaatgctagaccacacacacacacacacacacacgcacgcacgcacgcacagctCAGTGTGTATTCTGGCAAAATCCCAATGGTGTGCGTGTGTTCTCATCGTCATACTGTCCCTGCTTTATCGGTGCAGCAGTTGTCAATCAGCATTCTGTTTCCTGCCATCTTTTTGTCGCTCCTTCTGTGTACACACATTGTGAaacctgtgtatgtgtgtcggtGTTTAAAAGTGTGTTTTGCAAAGAGGAACTGAAACACGACCTCTACCGCTGATCCTATCAGCTTCCTGACAAGCTGCTCGTCAGTGAGGGTAGTCTGTGCTTACACTGTGTCACATGAGGTTGGATTATTTTGTAAATGCTCATAATCATCAAATAGAAGCTGTCTTTAGCTGTCGACAAGAGTACATGTGTTCCAAAGACACTGACATGATCCGATTTAGAATGGCCCTATTGTGCTCTTTGGGCTTTTCCCTTCCGGTAGTGTATTATATAGGCTCATGtttatggtctgcaaaggctaaaatcccaatggtccatccagagggagtttctccccccccctcctgaaacggctccattggactcctttgtttagttttagaacatagtgacatcactatgtgacAATTGCATTTTTATTGGCATGTACTCTAACACCTTGTATAGGTTAAGGGTACGTGATaggttaaggggcgggacatctcttagcAGTTGACCAACCACAACAGAGCCTgctagctaaccaatcagagcagactggactctggtttcagacagagggtgtatgcagtatgagaacaaaaaagacctttttgaacaataAAGTATGTAAACATGTTGCGGTAGaggcactaaatacaaatatgaagctgaaaatgagcagaatgtCCTCTTTTAAATGAGTTTTATTACCGGCTTGGATCTCTAGGTTTAACAAAATATGAATGTGAAGCCAAATCATGAAGTTTCATACCAGCTAACAATCTTTTTACCTTTTTACTAGGTGGTGGTAAATTAGCCTACTACCTATCCTACTAGGCTAAACATCCTAAACTATCATTTATCATAGTATACTGACAAGGAATCATTTACGGCAGTTTGATGAACTTTTATACACTCTTTAAAATAATCAGTAAGTGTAGTAACCCTTTATCTTTGTTCCCTCTGCCCTTCAGGTGCGGGGTAGCTCGGGTCAGGCCCGCGAGGCGCTGCGGCGGCACTTCACTGAGCTGCAGGCGGCGGCCGGTCGGCTGCTGACGGAGCGGCTGGCCACGCTGCTGGCCGAGGTCGACGCCATCGAGGCGGACAGCGTCAAACCTCTGGACGACTGCCAGAGCCTCATCGAGCACGGGGTGAGCCAGGCCGACGAGCTGCTGAAAGAAGGTGGGGCTCTGAGATGCAACGTTACGGTACTCTGCTGTTTGACAGTCAACACAACTAATTGACTGTATTGAACAACATTGATTATTAAGTACTAGAAattctcttttctttctttttacaaTTGTATTTGTGTGAGTGGAGCCGTCAGCCTTCATAGAGACCCACGATTAAACTATTTAGATTGAATATCCGCCAATAGAAAATCCTACATGTGCTGAATATTTAAAGACAGCCTCGGTCTCTGCAGGGGAAGCCGCTCTGCGCTGTGGTCTCGGGGAGAAGGAAGACAAACTGGGCAGCTTCACCAAGAAGGCCATGCACATCCATCTGGACAGGTAGGACAGCTAGGGAAATATACACTTTGTATTGTGCTTGGAAAGATACACAAAGGTACTTAACATGGCAGAATCCAAATAACAGTGAAAGTAtcaaatataaaatacataATATTAGCGTAAAAACTGTTGTATTACATTATTTATAACATTTAAGAAAGGGGATTCTTAGATTACAACACATTTCCCTGCTGAATAGATGAATAAAGGattaatatattttaatattctATGATAAAATCCCTTTACCTTTAGGCCTTGATGGTGTTTCTAtctgttgtggtgtgtgtttcCAGCCTCCCGGAGGTCCCAGCATTGGTGGACGTGCCGTGTGTTTCGGCCCAGCTGGACGACTCCCTGCTGGGGATGCTGAGGGACCGcgtgtcccgcctcggctccgtcTCCGCACACCCCCCCGTCCAGATAGACGAGCTGCAGGAGAGGCCGGGCAGCGTGCTGGCCCGCTGGTGTAAGGTCAGCAAGAAAAAGATTAGAGAAAACACTTGGGTCTGATCAAATGTTCTTTCCTGCAAACATATCTCTGCTTATATGTGTGTTCTAGAAGGGGTACTAATGAATACATCATTATGTTTATAAGGGGGCTATCAAATAGACATGTTGATTTTGATTAATTACATATATATGAGCTTCCCAGTCAGCTGCTGGATAATGAATGGAAAAAAACAACTTccctattttatttttgtaatgtgAAGTGAAGATAAATATTGATGTATGCATTAATTTAGATGAACTATTCACAAACCATaatattcttttttttgttgcttggCAGCCcttatatatttacatttgtgcaCTGTGATATTTACTAATGTATATGGATATTCTTTATTTTTACAGCATTATTTTTACGttttatttaacatttatttgaaatatTTTTGGTAGCTTCTGGTAATGTTGGTAAGATATGGTAAAATGTCTTATGTCTCTTAATGgatgatatttttttatattttatattcatatttgtatcTATATTGTGCCCTATAATGTAGATCTATTTGCTTTACCATTCGTGTTGATgttcatgtatttattatttctcGTGGGCATCAGGTGGATGAGGACTTCGCAGCAGCAGATTATCGGCTGCAGTACCGGCGCTCCGGCAGCGGGGGGGGTCAGTTCGAGGACGCGTACATCGGTCGCGATTGTGAGTTCCTGGTTCTGCACCTCGACCCCCACACAGACTACCAGTTCAGAGTGTGTGCCCGCGGGGAGGGGCGCACCGAGTGGAGCCCCTGGAGCATCCCCCAGACGGGCTACACCACCCTCGCACCGCACGGTGGGTACAGCTCAATATACAACTAGAAACACATGATCTAATAAATCTAtctgtatatttaaaaaacccTCTTATGTATACTTTGTAAGTAACACTTTTGTTCATCATGTTGAGTGCTCTGATTAGAACATACAAAAAGTTGAGAatgaatgcacacacacacacacacacacacacacacacacacacacacacacacacacacacacacacacacacacacacacacacacacacacacacacacacacacacacatatacatacatagtTAAATACAACTACACACTATCATCAAAACAATGTTGTGTTTGGACCTATTAGCACCACGCGTGTTATTGTCTAATTTCTGGTCTTTTTCACATTCTACATTTGTTCATACAGTATATGGTAACATataggcccataactttgacctaGTTGCTCAGTGTGTACTGTCCTCACTGAGCTCAGGCACCTGTagccttggctgctgtgctctgtgttctgtctccctgttcctgcctgttggcgtcag
Encoded proteins:
- the crlf3 gene encoding cytokine receptor-like factor 3 isoform X2 encodes the protein MSVEVDLLLQEAKESIEAAQNYRSELQQRLNGLNQARKQVRGSSGQAREALRRHFTELQAAAGRLLTERLATLLAEVDAIEADSVKPLDDCQSLIEHGVSQADELLKEGEAALRCGLGEKEDKLGSFTKKAMHIHLDSLPEVPALVDVPCVSAQLDDSLLGMLRDRVSRLGSVSAHPPVQIDELQERPGSVLARWCKVDEDFAAADYRLQYRRSGSGGGQFEDAYIGRDCEFLVLHLDPHTDYQFRVCARGEGRTEWSPWSIPQTGYTTLAPHEWCPGTEGYILSSRKNIALRNDSSQARYPILYSNAPTYFCGQTLTFKISAAGQVDRRDSVGVCVDSRKGAESLQRDQAVCISTNGAVFVNGKEMTNQLPAVTVGSAVTFDMEVVNLFPVSNNNLSEGGNFKLRVTIGSGNREVVFDWLVDQAVDCLFFGCSFVHSGWKVLVF
- the crlf3 gene encoding cytokine receptor-like factor 3 isoform X1, which produces MIPMEALQECVGEKLPLDERGGRMSVEVDLLLQEAKESIEAAQNYRSELQQRLNGLNQARKQVRGSSGQAREALRRHFTELQAAAGRLLTERLATLLAEVDAIEADSVKPLDDCQSLIEHGVSQADELLKEGEAALRCGLGEKEDKLGSFTKKAMHIHLDSLPEVPALVDVPCVSAQLDDSLLGMLRDRVSRLGSVSAHPPVQIDELQERPGSVLARWCKVDEDFAAADYRLQYRRSGSGGGQFEDAYIGRDCEFLVLHLDPHTDYQFRVCARGEGRTEWSPWSIPQTGYTTLAPHEWCPGTEGYILSSRKNIALRNDSSQARYPILYSNAPTYFCGQTLTFKISAAGQVDRRDSVGVCVDSRKGAESLQRDQAVCISTNGAVFVNGKEMTNQLPAVTVGSAVTFDMEVVNLFPVSNNNLSEGGNFKLRVTIGSGNREVVFDWLVDQAVDCLFFGCSFVHSGWKVLVF
- the crlf3 gene encoding cytokine receptor-like factor 3 isoform X3, encoding MIPMEALQECVGEKLPLDERGGRMSVEVDLLLQEAKESIEAAQNYRSELQQRLNGLNQARKQVRGSSGQAREALRRHFTELQAAAGRLLTERLATLLAEVDAIEADSVKPLDDCQSLIEHGVSQADELLKEGEAALRCGLGEKEDKLGSFTKKAMHIHLDSLPEVPALVDVPCVSAQLDDSLLGMLRDRVSRLGSVSAHPPVQIDELQERPGSVLARWCKVDEDFAAADYRLQYRRSGSGGGQFEDAYIGRDCEFLVLHLDPHTDYQFRVCARGEGRTEWSPWSIPQTGYTTLAPHEWCPGTEGYILSSRKNIALRNDSSQARYPILYSNAPTYFCGQTLTFKISAAGQVDRRDSVGVCVDSRKGAESLQRDQAVCISTNGSRYRLMLPVVTLTRAKCKTSERKSEKAPCL